Proteins encoded in a region of the Elaeis guineensis isolate ETL-2024a chromosome 7, EG11, whole genome shotgun sequence genome:
- the LOC105048231 gene encoding plastid division protein PDV1-like — protein MRWEMEEIEAVLERIWDLHDKISDAIHAISRAHFLKSIKALSQSAWENKHRPAAVKVAGGEGEGRSGFVFVKDFRAEEEEAVMAEARSLNAIRTALENLEDQLEFFHTVQSQQRAERDAAIARLEQSRIILAMRLADHKGKKYQVIDEAVEFVGDVHNTGHFVSPKNLCEMPRNQSGDNLEIHEGKRSCVMMQMLISSLALAKKSFKLESIGSVLGNAAVFAVSMLALLQLHQVAFRSETPQIQDQTYYGRRNEKDISQLENSSRTNRMKQFDVLSARG, from the exons ATGAGATGGGAGATGGAGGAGATCGAGGCAGTGCTGGAGAGGATCTGGGACCTTCACGACAAGATCAGCGACGCCATCCACGCAATCTCCCGGGCCCACTTCCTTAAATCTATCAAGGCCCTCAGCCAGTCCGCCTGGGAGAACAAGCACCGGCCGGCGGCGGTGAAGGTGGCCGGTGGGGAAGGTGAGGGGAGGAGCGGGTTCGTGTTCGTCAAGGATTTCCGGGCCGAGGAGGAGGAAGCGGTGATGGCGGAGGCGAGGAGCCTCAACGCAATCCGGACCGCCCTCGAGAACCTTGAGGACCAGCTCGAGTTCTTCCAT ACTGTACAATCACAACAGCGAGCAGAACGAGATGCTGCTATAGCAAGGCTAGAGCAAAGTCGAATCATTCTTGCAATGAGATTGGCTGATCATAAGGGAAAGAAGTACCAAGTCATCGACGAAGCTGTGGAGTTTGTTGGAGATGTGCATAATACTGGCCATTTTGTCTCACCGAAAAACCTCTGTGAGATGCCAAGGAATCAGTCAGGTGATAATTTGGAAATTCATGAGGGAAAAAGGTCATGCGTCATGATGCAGATGTTGATTTCCAGTTTGGCTTTAGCTAAGAAGTCATTCAAATTGGAAAGTATTGGCAGTGTGCTAGGGAACGCTGCTGTGTTTGCTGTAAGTATGCTTGCTTTGCTACAGCTGCATCAAGTGGCTTTCAGGAGTGAAACTCCACAGATACAGGATCAGACTTATTACGGGAGGAGAAATGAAAAGGACATTTCTCAGTTGGAGAATTCTTCTCGGACTAATCGGATGAAACAATTTGATGTATTATCAGCTAGGGGCTAG